The Anastrepha ludens isolate Willacy chromosome 2, idAnaLude1.1, whole genome shotgun sequence DNA window AGTGTTTCTATAGACATCATGCTTGCGACACCTGTCCGTGATGGTGACGACGACGACGTCGGCGCTATTGTGTTTGTTGTCGCCGCTTTGTCTGTCAAAAAGCTGCTCCTGCTGCTGCTCGCGCGttctttattttacaacacACTCTCTCGCTCTTTTTAATTCCGTTTTCTGACATTAATCGGCCTTGTCAAATGGCAGATATGCAATGAAATTTGCAAAAGGTTATTGCagcttttttaaactaattccaTAAAAATGTGTTATTATGCGCTAATCTGCAAATGTTTGGAAGCACTTTGATTATACACAGAACAATTTCGAAACACTTTAAACGCGAAAAATCTTATTAAAATCGCCGCAATCCAATAAGAAACTATTAATTGCATGACGCCATGTTTGCACTGATAAACTTCTGTTTTTAGCGTTGCCAACGGAAAAACCGCATTGAAGCTGCCtgatcaaaaatattaatatgtaagAAAGTGGGAACAAATAGGACTTTGGGTATTTCTCgaatcttaaaattaaatattatttgtacaataaaatgtataatataatcgtatagtaaaataaagaaattgctAGAGTGTGTCTCTGCCTTTAAAAGGCTCGTCATAAAAAACTTGAGAACGACCAGAGTTCGGCTTCCGTTCGGCTTCCGTTCGGCTTTGGCCAAATAAGCCGagcatttgtttttcaaaattcaaaacagcATTTGGGATTTACATTATAGCGATATGATGTGCGTaataacattgaaaaaatattttttcattaattaacGAATTGGGtacttattttaatgaatatCTGCTGTCAAGAAATTGTAACATTTTTGAATACTGGTATCAAAGCccacattttttattgaaaaacattgATTTAAAACGTCTACATATCTGCTCCTCCATTGAGTGTGGCTAGTGAGCAAGTGTTCAGTGCTAAAAGTCAGCTCATTAACGATAGAAGTCTCGCAAGGTAAAATGCCAGTAACCCATTAGTTTTACATGACAATACAAATTATTCCACCAAATGTCTAAATGAAATTTATGTacctattttttctaatttattaataaaaatactggatttttaaaaagccCTTGCTTGTTTGTTGCATAAGTCTTTAAAATGTTCGGCTCAGTTTCGTCCAAAAGTGGTTGAAGTTCGGTTCGGTTGGGTTAGGCCTTAAAAATCGATGTTTGAtccttctatataaaaaaaccatctgccgatCGGATGATGCGGAAAACTGTAGAACCTTTCTGTTGTGAAATAAAGGATGCATACGACAAATTGGAGGAGGGCTGGGCCAAAAGATGTGTgtatcaattatatatttgtacgtattttttattttcttcaggaAATCGGAACCAATTTATTAAAAGTGCAAAAGGGTAAAATATataaagtgtgttttttttagaggttaggtttttaaGTTGGCACtatttttttcgtagatggtctttttgacagctgtcacttgatttgtgctcagtttggtttgccacttcataatgaatagacttacacctgaacaacgtttgcaaatcgtgcaaatttattacgaaaataatggttcggttcgcgcgacgcatcgcgcgctgcgtgcaatattcggtcgacataatcgtccatcagagtcactaattcgattaaccatggatcggtttcgcaccacgtttgctctagtggataatacgcatcctcagagacgtcgtacagtgcgcaccgaagacgctattgctgctgtggagcagagtatcgaagaagacccgaatgagtccatccgccatcgcgcgcagcaattggagatgtgcccatccactttatggaagattttgcggaaggatcttggtttgcgggcttacaacatccaactcgtgcaagaattgaagccaaacgaccatcaagcgcgtcgcacgttcggtgaatgggcccaaaacgagatggccaccgatcccgattttcacaagaaaattttgttcagcgatgaagctcacttttggttgaatgggtatgtcagtaagcaaaattgtcgcatttggagtgaacataatccacaagccattgctgagacgccgttacatcctcaaaaagtcattgtttggtgtgctctataggcagagggaatcattggtccatatttctttaaaaatgaagccggccataatgttacagtcaatggagagcgctatagagccatgattaatgacttttttgtgcctgaattggacgatgttgatgtggacgacctttggttccaacaagacggcgctacatgctatacagccaacgcaacaatcgatttattgaaggaaatttttggtgagcgcattatctcgcgccgtggacctgtggcgtggcctccaagatcatgcgatataacaccgctggactatttcttgtggggctatctgaagtcgcttgtctacgcagataagcccgagacgattgacgtcttggaagagaatattcggcgcgttattgctgacatacggccccaattgctgcaaaaagtggtcgaaaattgggcctctcggctggaatttattcgagccagccgcggcggccacttacccgaaatcatttttaaaacataatggcaaacccttatctttataataaagctaaattcttagccataacattaaattatatacgttttatttcatcttgaaaacctaacctctaaaaaaacaccctagtagctgcgaaaaaataaataaatttttttttatttcggaatTTCCGTTGGTATCGTTGCATCCTCCTTAAATTTATAACCATAACAGCATatcgtgaaaaaatatttgcacatatttatgtacattcatatatacagaatgtaaaattaagttatttttcCTTACTATACTTAAGACTGAATGCTGTGTGCTCAGTCTGTGGTAATTTTCTTACATTTATCTATCTActattttcgaataaaaattaaaaaattattgtatagctaagaaagaaattaagattaaaaatatatttttttcccagTAAAGAAATAGAATGtaatacaaaatcaaaaaaaaaaaaagaagaaataatctTATTGTTGAacgaaaaatggaaataaaatattagttatttttattttcaactctCCAGAGGGTGCATGCAAACGCAATTTTCTCacgtaatttcaaaattatgcaattttcaatgctgttatgtttaaataatttatttatatttgaaagtCGTACACAAAAGATTATAGCAACTTGTTTCCTTTGTTTTGTAGCTGCCCAACTACATTAGGAAATCGGGCACGAGATAGAGTGCATTACAAAAACAGTGAACGTGCCATATTTGTGCTCTTAGCTAGAAGTGAGAATGCCCGTTAAACATTCTGCTTTCATGAAAAGAACTATATATCATGGAATGTACAGATTAATTTCTTGGAACATGACTATACATGACCTTTTTCGACTCGTTCCCATGACAGGCAATGCTGCTAAAGTGACAGtcattggccggatataaatccggctcGTCCcgattacgtagaaccgacggTCGTGGGAACGTAAAAGTTTTTGTCCTTTGCAATGCTGCGACTGCTAACCGTCCTGACTCATTATTTTGGCTTTTTGTATCTTTTGAGTATTTTAATAACAAagctttcgtttttttttttgtttttggtggtcaaggttgggttcaaaatgccttagCACTTACAGCGAGCTTGTCTACTGCGTCTACTGCGTTTCCACGTCAGTCGGTCCTCTGTTACCgaaacgatccggatttatatccggcgaaggattgccactccagcagcattccccatatatgtatggggatgtttatgctgctacaacaacaacaactgcgtcTACTGTGGTGTGTGgctactaaaacaatccctcctctcgTTCTGgagagacacccttcccgggacTAATTTCTGTATTACTTTGGGAGGCctcagaacggcatccataaaggaccaattttaTTCACCAACATCTTTGTTGCTCTGTGTCCAAgtttatcttttttttcgtagtgcgttctcgatgtatttctttaccgcgttccagttgTCCTCGTGTTCgcgcattttgctgattatgttgctcggcgcgatgtcgccaatctgcttcctcagagcatctctttccgtgagtcatctgtcacaactaaaaaaaaaaaaggtgtgctcagcgtcatcgctcgacgcttctttacaataaataaaactcgGTTATTACtgctataatacttttttattgagattttaatagttttttcatctttttttgtttggcttttATTCTCATAATGttacttttttaaagtttttgtatttttatatcacACATAAAggtaatagtatttttttttgttcatgtcTTGCATTCTTAACGTGTTATAATATACAATACGCACGTATGCTTACTTATGAAACACTTTGCTAATGataaacgtttttatttttaatattttttttttttcgttttcatatattttaagtttaattcaTAAACTACAATAACACTATATTTAGCATTAGTCTTTAAGATAATTTTGCTTGAAGCAGGTCAATTTTACGAGGCTGatgtacaaacacatacatacataaagttGGAGtgtcgtatatatatgtatataaatataaagagtTGGCAAAGTTAAATACCATTGGAGTATTTACCATTATTTTAACTttggtatttttcttttatttattcgtCCAAGAATAgcttttatcaaattaaatgGTTATACACTACgttaatgtaatttaatttcaattatgtgctttttattgtaaatttatattGGATTCATTAATATTTGCTTTGATAGTTAAGCATATTAAGATGtctattatgtatgtattcttgTAATTTCAGACACTACATttgactttattaaattttttttttcaattttaaattacaaataacTTTACAATTTTCCATTAAAGCTAAAAAGGTAGTGATGGGGAATACCTATGTAGTTTACATTGAATTTGGAGCGTTCAAGCATATAAATATAGAAAGCACTATGTTAAGTATACACTATATGCGTATGTATAAAATGTGTAATTGGTAGATCATAATACAATTTAAGTTTGAATTGAGTTTGCTTGCAACGAAAGTGAATTaaaacataacaataaaaaaatatacgtaAACATTTAGTATGGAAAGCTACAGTATTAATgatcacatttttaatttctcaaatCATCTGAATATCAATTCTGGACTAACAATTTATCATTTTATCACTTATTTAAAACTAGATAAATGTTTttacaacaaacaaataatgACCGAAATGCTCTCCTTCATATTCATTCTCTTTGCACTACTGATGCAGCCTGAGGCAAGAGTCTTCTTGAATCAAGTAGCTCGTCTCGATAATAAGACAGGGCGATTCGAAAGTAAAGTGTTGAGGTAATTGTGAAAAGTATATGCGTATAAAATACccacaataaattaaaagcgATTTGTACGTTGGACTTGCCACAAACAACTTGCTAAAAtattagctttaaaaatttggaaCTAACGCAGGGCAACAATCagtaaattattgtaatttaaaattattattttttgctttttgtttggcttttagttttttgtttttttgcaattttcattagtatttttttgtatttttgtttgtcaATTTGAAACACCTCTTGCTTTTATTGGCAAACAATGGCGAGTAAATATTACCCTCATTGCGGCGTCTGCACAGacgtttggtgtttgtttttttgttgttttcttgaaATATACTTGAATaagaatatttcaattttttattttattttgagtttgTGTTATTCGGGTCATTACGTACAATTTCATATGGTATTGTTGATGCGTTCCGTTTTAATGATTCGTGTGTTGCATTACATTCCAATTAGGGGTAAGAGATGATGGGGTGGGGTTTACGAAGTACCCAGTCCAATGATGTGCTTTTGCGGAACGAACTCAGCAGCCAGAGGATTGAGAATGGAATGTTCAACATTGCATTCGCTCACAGCGAGCGAGGATAATGCTGCATTTAACTCTTCGGTTCTAAAgttcagaaaaataattttacataagCAATTAATACgtgatttcgaaatttttagtaATTGAAAATAACGATTACATGTAATTTGTTGTATAcaactttttagttttattgaatttcatacTTTGCTTTCTGCCATTCAGCCAATTCAGCTTCAAGTTCGTCCTCAAGCATTGCCTCAATGCATTCTTTCATAATATCCTCTTCTTCGAGACGTTTTAACTCCTAGACGTGAAAAGAGTTATACATTTTAAAGACTACGATTATTAATACAAAACTTAAAATGTAAGAATTTAGAGCCAAATCAGAAAGTAAAAGACTTCAAAAGACTTCGATTATTAATACAAAACTTAAAAtgtaagaatttagaaattcagaAAGTAAGACTTCGATTcttaaaatgtaagtaaaaattTAGCGCCAAATCAGaaagttaatgtttttttaggacttatgtataaatatgtttttttaatatgtcaGAAATTTAAGATTTCGCGATTCGTGGGCGTTAAACTCAGCACCATTACTGTTTTTCTTTCGTGCATCAAACAAATTACTTACGTTCTTATCGAACTCTTCTTCATTCTCCATCCATAAATACTCAGAGAAATCCTGTTCATCTTCTAAATCTGATAGCGAATCATCTTCCTCCACTACATATTCAAATTGGTCGGACCAATCATTTGAAGGaactttcaaaatcattttgtttgtcagtttttgcttgaaaaatttacaactgcaaatataatagaatacaagttatttaataaaattaaattgataataAAGATGTTAAGAATTAAAAATCTGCACAAATAATAATCGGAACTTTTTCATCAGAACATTCTCCGAattaaagatttatttatttgcatgcaTTCAAAAAATATCAGCATTTttaagtatgtttttttttttagaagacTTTGGAGCAGCAATAAGACGTGTTTTTGGTACCATTCTGCGCTTCAAAACAGGCAATTTATA harbors:
- the LOC128855438 gene encoding polyadenylate-binding protein-interacting protein 2 — encoded protein: MILKVPSNDWSDQFEYVVEEDDSLSDLEDEQDFSEYLWMENEEEFDKNELKRLEEEDIMKECIEAMLEDELEAELAEWQKAKTEELNAALSSLAVSECNVEHSILNPLAAEFVPQKHIIGLGTS